A genomic stretch from Actinomadura rubteroloni includes:
- a CDS encoding FAD-dependent oxidoreductase, protein MTEQTGILIVGAGPTGLTAAVALTLAGHDVTVVDAAAEGANTSRAAVVHARSLEVLQPLGVTGELVARGIEAGRFTVRDRDRVLVPVPFDGLPTAHPYTLMLSQAETEAVLLRRFTDLGGRVLRPVRLTALTEDAAGITAEFESREPIRAQYVVGADGMHSTVREQAGIGFGGGDYAESFVLADVRLRGGALPADEVVLYFATAGMVVVAPLPGGTHRVVATVDAAPEHPDAAFVQALLDERGPRRVRAVVEDVVWSSRFRVHHRVADRYRSGRILLAGDAAHVHSPAGGQGMNTGIQDAVALADALHTALTSGDDAPLDAYAAARRPVAEQVVGLADRLTRLATVGPRVRPVRNLLLRAAGHVPAVRRGLALRLSGLVYR, encoded by the coding sequence ATGACCGAGCAGACCGGGATCCTCATCGTCGGAGCCGGCCCCACCGGGCTCACCGCCGCCGTCGCGCTCACCCTCGCCGGACACGACGTCACCGTCGTGGACGCCGCCGCCGAGGGCGCCAACACCTCCCGCGCCGCCGTCGTCCACGCGCGCAGCCTGGAGGTCCTCCAGCCGCTCGGCGTCACCGGGGAACTCGTCGCGCGGGGCATCGAGGCGGGCCGGTTCACCGTCCGCGACCGGGACCGGGTCCTCGTGCCCGTCCCGTTCGACGGGCTGCCGACCGCCCACCCGTACACGCTGATGCTGTCGCAGGCCGAGACCGAGGCCGTCCTGCTGCGCCGCTTCACCGACCTCGGCGGACGCGTGCTGCGGCCCGTCCGGCTCACCGCGCTCACCGAGGACGCCGCCGGGATCACCGCCGAGTTCGAGAGCCGCGAACCGATCCGCGCGCAGTACGTCGTCGGCGCCGACGGGATGCACAGCACGGTCCGCGAGCAGGCCGGGATCGGGTTCGGCGGCGGCGACTACGCCGAGTCGTTCGTGCTCGCCGACGTCCGGCTGCGCGGCGGCGCGCTGCCCGCCGACGAGGTCGTCCTCTACTTCGCCACCGCCGGGATGGTCGTCGTCGCGCCGCTGCCCGGCGGCACCCACCGCGTCGTCGCCACCGTGGACGCCGCGCCCGAGCACCCGGACGCCGCGTTCGTCCAGGCCCTGCTGGACGAGCGGGGCCCGCGCCGCGTCCGCGCCGTCGTCGAGGACGTCGTGTGGAGCTCGCGGTTCCGCGTCCACCACCGCGTCGCCGACCGGTACCGCAGCGGGCGGATCCTGCTCGCGGGCGACGCCGCGCACGTCCACAGCCCGGCGGGCGGGCAGGGCATGAACACCGGCATCCAGGACGCCGTGGCGCTCGCGGACGCGCTGCACACCGCGCTGACCAGCGGCGATGACGCGCCGCTGGACGCCTACGCCGCAGCGCGCCGTCCGGTCGCCGAGCAGGTCGTCGGGCTGGCGGACCGGCTGACCAGGCTCGCGACCGTCGGGCCGCGCGTCCGGCCCGTCCGCAACCTGCTGCTCCGGGCCGCCGGGCACGTGCCCGCCGTCCGGCGCGGGCTGGCCCTGCGCCTGTCGGGGCTGGTGTACCGGTGA
- a CDS encoding TetR/AcrR family transcriptional regulator yields the protein MRRTSEETRGVILAAARSRFAADGYDRATIRAIAADARIDPSMVMRYFGSKQGLFAAAADLDLRLPDLAAAPRADIGRVLAGHLLDLWDDDENLRILLRTATTDEDVAERVRGVLAAQLVPAVAAVTGDPSTAAPRAGMAASQALGFALCRHVLRLPPVVALSRDDAVAWLAPTFQRYLTGPL from the coding sequence ATGAGAAGGACATCCGAGGAGACCCGGGGCGTGATCCTCGCCGCCGCGCGCAGCCGCTTCGCCGCCGACGGCTACGACCGCGCGACGATCCGCGCCATCGCCGCCGACGCGCGCATCGACCCGTCGATGGTCATGCGCTACTTCGGCAGCAAGCAGGGCCTCTTCGCCGCCGCCGCCGACCTGGACCTGCGGCTGCCCGACCTCGCCGCCGCGCCGCGCGCCGACATCGGCCGCGTCCTCGCGGGCCACCTGCTGGACCTGTGGGACGACGACGAGAACCTGCGCATCCTGCTCCGCACCGCCACGACGGACGAGGACGTCGCCGAACGCGTCCGGGGCGTCCTCGCGGCCCAGCTCGTCCCGGCCGTCGCGGCCGTCACCGGCGACCCGTCCACCGCCGCCCCGCGCGCGGGAATGGCCGCGTCACAGGCCCTCGGCTTCGCCCTCTGCCGCCACGTCCTGCGGCTGCCGCCGGTCGTAGCGCTCAGCCGCGACGACGCCGTGGCCTGGCTAGCCCCGACCTTCCAGCGCTACCTCACCGGCCCACTCTGA